The Alphaproteobacteria bacterium genome window below encodes:
- a CDS encoding DedA family protein, producing the protein MTTTTVIPSSSWLRRLYDWTLQRANTPKAIWSLALMSFAESSFFPLPPDLMLIPMILADRAKAWWLATICTISSVLGGLVGYAIGYFLFESAGEWIIQTYHLQDAFTRFQTDFQNWGFWIIALKGLTPIPFKLVTIASGVAGLNLTQFVLASIIARSFRFFLLAGLLWYFGDWARPFIERYLPWILGGLLVSLIAGFVAVKILAG; encoded by the coding sequence ATGACAACAACGACTGTCATTCCGTCTTCATCCTGGTTAAGACGTCTTTATGATTGGACCCTTCAAAGGGCAAATACGCCAAAGGCAATCTGGAGCCTGGCACTCATGTCTTTTGCAGAGAGTTCTTTTTTCCCTCTTCCCCCCGATTTAATGCTCATTCCCATGATATTGGCAGACCGAGCTAAAGCTTGGTGGTTAGCCACCATATGTACGATTTCATCAGTTTTGGGAGGATTAGTCGGTTATGCAATCGGTTATTTTTTGTTTGAATCGGCAGGGGAGTGGATTATTCAAACCTATCATTTACAAGATGCCTTCACCCGATTCCAAACAGATTTCCAAAACTGGGGATTTTGGATCATTGCCCTCAAAGGCCTTACACCTATTCCTTTTAAACTGGTAACAATAGCTAGTGGTGTGGCCGGATTGAACCTGACTCAATTCGTTCTTGCCTCTATCATTGCTCGTTCATTCCGATTTTTTCTTCTCGCAGGCTTACTGTGGTATTTTGGAGATTGGGCACGACCATTTATTGAGCGTTATCTGCCTTGGATTTTAGGTGGATTATTAGTTAGCTTGATTGCCGGGTTTGTTGCTGTTAAAATTTTAGCAGGTTAA
- a CDS encoding disulfide bond formation protein B, translating to MGMNCTSLTKICTLITQKHIQYFLIAMAVASLAFAFTAEYGFNIKPCDFCLYERCIYAIVIILGLLSLRTKLFSGNFGIFTQLLILSIGIALTFYHVGMEQHWWVGPASCTGPTPAATFEDFRAQLMKLSRPRCDQISWALFGISATLWNLMLQAGLAFITSLGLYLREK from the coding sequence ATGGGCATGAATTGCACGTCCCTGACAAAAATATGCACCCTCATCACCCAAAAGCATATTCAATACTTTCTCATCGCTATGGCAGTAGCGTCTCTTGCATTTGCTTTCACTGCCGAATATGGCTTTAATATTAAACCATGTGATTTTTGCCTATATGAAAGATGCATTTATGCGATCGTCATTATTCTCGGCCTTCTCAGCCTGAGGACAAAGCTCTTCTCTGGAAATTTTGGAATCTTTACTCAACTCCTGATTTTGTCTATTGGTATTGCCCTTACGTTTTATCACGTAGGTATGGAACAACATTGGTGGGTAGGACCTGCCAGTTGTACCGGCCCTACGCCCGCAGCCACCTTTGAAGATTTTCGCGCACAGCTCATGAAACTTTCACGCCCTCGATGCGACCAGATTTCTTGGGCTCTCTTCGGAATTTCTGCAACCTTGTGGAATTTAATGCTTCAAGCTGGCCTTGCTTTCATAACATCCTTAGGACTGTATTTGCGTGAAA